ACGGACAAAGAGAACTTTCAAGTCGAATTCAGGTGGAACTTGAAGGTTCAATTCCAGTAAGTTGCATACAAAGTTCAGGCACGAAGTCTGCATTTTCACGAACCTCGGATTTTTATGGTGTATCTTGCTGGCTCTTAATAGCGAAAGAATGATTCCTAGTAAAGAGCATTTTTGAGTGTCTGCAAGCTCTTcccaacttctcaaaaaTGCATATACAGCGGCATTGATTGTCAAATCGACAGCTTGTGATGATCCCCCAGAAAAGCTAAATCCTTTCCAAAATTCTGTAGAgcattcttcatcttgcAAGTAATTAGCGTCATAAAtctttagaagaagaataaaataTTGCTCAGGgttatgaagaagaaccgACTGGTCTATTTGCTGCTGAAGTTTCCATCCTTTGAGCTCTGTTAATAAGGAAAATGCAGCAAGCTTTACGTTATCCATCACCTCACAGGCAAGTCGAAGGAGCTTCTTTTCGATCTGCATGCGTAAATTTATGGAGCTTTCATCCCAAAAGTATCGTCTGTTAGTAGATATCATATCTATAGCAGATAACCTGATAAAACTTCCAACATCTCCTTTATTTGTCACTGTATAGTCATCGAGTTGGTCTATCAATTCCTCCTGATGACCATTTAGGTTGCCGCCTCTCTGTAAAAAGATGCTAATAGAATCCACTAGACTGCTTCTCAATTTAGCATCAAGTTGATTCTTGTGCAAGAGTCCTAAAACCTCGGAATTCTTCAGCGTCATTATGGAAGAATAACCAAGTGCCTTTGCTGACGCTAGATTTCCATTTCTAACATAGTAAAGCCATTTATTGGCATACTTTTCAGGTATATCGTTGAGGACGCTAGCTAACCTAACAAATTCTGATATAATCTCTTCCCGGTCGCAACGTATAATGTTGAAAACCGTTTCCAGTTCAAATAACGTAGGCTCAAGGCTAAACCTCTTTACAAGCCCTCTTAAGAGATGCAAATACTCTTCCCCTTTATGAAATCCATCTCGATGAAAATCAAAGGTGAAATTTGATAGTATACTAGAGTAGAGTGATAGGTCAACTGAATTAGATGGTAGCAACGTCAATAGTTCGGCTATTGAATACATCAAGCCTTCCGCTGATGTTTCCAGAAGTTCGGTTCTGAGACCGTCTATTATGACGTTCACATCAGACCGGTCGGAAATTTGAGCCATTCTCCTTAGACATTGTGCAGAAAGCTTTCTAAGGCTGTAGTTATAGTTTTTGATCCCACTTTCGAGTAGATATTTCATGAACTCAGAATACAAGAGTTCATCAAGCTCAGAATATATCTGAATTGGTAACTGGTACGATTTCTGAGTATGTCCAAGAACAGTGTAATCGAGAATCTCAATCAATCTGACTTTATATCGGCTAATTGAATCCGTTGGAATGGAtagttgaaggaaaagtCGATCACCATGTCTTCCTATGAGTTCTTGTAATGTAGCAGAGGCAGCTCTTCTAATCATTAAATCGCCATCAAAGCACGAAGAAAGCATCAAGTCTTTGAATAGGGTGACAACTGCTATTATGGGTAACTCTGAGTCATGGTactttttgaagatagaCCAGCAATCAAAACATGATGCATCTCTAACATTTGATCCAGCACTATAAGTTAGTCTATGCTGTTCCACAAATAGAGTCCTATGAACAACGGAACTAGTAATGGATATCCATTCCGTAGTCATTAACCTGAGCCTACAGAATTCTCCTAAGGTTAGGAGTACACCATGATAAGACTGTATATCGATGGTTTCGGAATTGATATCGAGATTATCTTGAAATCCCTTTGAGAGATGTGAAATTCCCAACAATTGAACTAGAGCTTCAAGAATGACATTTCTTGAATCAGGATCTAAATGCTGTCCTATTTTGGATATCTGTTTGGCCACACAGTACCTGATAACAGTATCATTATGAGACAAAAGATGCAATAAATGCGTCAATATATCCTCAATACTATCGTATCGTTCCTGTTTCAGgaaaaaaagtgatagcTTACCAAGGATCTTGATAAAAAGTCTTAGAATGGAGGAAGGAAGACCTCGACGGTCTTCATTCAATAGATTTGAAATCAACAAAAAGATCATATCTAGGTGGTTTCGTAGCTGATCCAACGTGGTAACCTTCAGAAGTCGGTTGACAGTGGAAAGCATGCCCATTTTGATCATCACATTTGACTCCAGGTTCCAACTTATACTGTTGAAATATTCAGAGATGAAGCAATCCAGGTATCTGTAATTATCAACACGTGACAAGAATCTAGCCATCAAAATGGAAGCCGCATCTCTCTCTTTACCTCCCGTTCTTAAATACCGGAACCCCAATTGGTATATATTTTCAGGTAGCATAGGATCAAGCTTCACTAGTGGAAACGGTGCTAATATGAGGACAGAGAGCCAcatcaagagaaagaagtgtTCCTCCCAAGCATCTGCactttcaattcttcttaAAACATAACCTATCAGTGAAATATCACTCGAAAGACAGTTGGACACCGGCTTGGTGCCTCTCACTTTAGAGAACTGATAGAAAACTTTGGCAATTCGAATAGATAGCTGTTGATTCTCGTCATGTCCATCGTAGAGGCAGTTATTTGTGTATGATTGAATCACTCTATTGATGAAGTTACGTAATCTGGAATCTAAAAGCTGTGGTAAAGGCTGAAATTGCTCGATACTCTTTGTAAATTTATTGTACTCTTTCATCtcttcaccatcatcaaacGAATCATCAGATTCTCGAAGAATCAAACGCAGAGATCCTTCAATCTCATTCAAAAGCTTATCGGCGATCTTGGAAATTCCAAGGTCATCTGAATCCATGGttatctatctatctatctatctGGTCTAGGTCTGACCATTCCTTATCGAAGAAGTTGACAATAGATAATTTTGAAAGCCTTTCGCGCTCATTCCATTTTAAGTTTAACTATAATGTTTGATTTGAATGTACATGTAATAAATATATAGTCCAATGGCATTACTGGTTGACAAGAAGCTTGAACTTGTAGGGACCAAAATCAGACACCCCTTCATTCCGAATTTTGTCTATTTTTTCCGTCCCTATAACTGTATTGGGAATTAATCGAAGCTGAATCTGGTTCATATATGTTGAGACTCCATAATAGGTTGTTCTAGGAATCTTGAAATCCAACATCTTAACGGAATCCTGGTTACAATCATTATCTAGATCTTTCACAACTTCATCCTTGAAGTAGTGATACAAAGACCATGCATCCGATTGTGTTTTGGGTCTTGGTTTAAACACAAATGTTAATAAGGAGGGGCTCAGCTTTTGCATTAGATGATAGTGTCACTGACTTGTTCTCACCACTGCAACTAAAGTGGCTCCAGTCAATCTATGTTGATCCGCGACTCGTTGAAATAAAACTTCAATTTGGCTCAGCCTCTTGATATCATATATTGTACATGATTGTTCTTGGATAGAGAGTTGGAAATTTCAGATTTTAAACAGACCCAGAATCCAGATTATAATAATATCGTCTCTTTTATCCTTTTCGGGTGTTTTACCGATCAGAAATGGAATGCTCACTGCACTGCGCCTCTTACTGAATCTCGGTGCTTTAAACGATTATATCTCTgtcaattttttcttttttttcccgCCTGGTGATTCGGTATTTGCTTCTGGTAGAGTGCATTCTCGGCATTTGCTACCGGgtgtttttttcttggcaCCGCATCATTTCGCGGTAGAATGGGCTTAGCGAGAGGCTCCAGGCCAGTGATCTCAGaatccttttcatcattgtctATTTTTGTCTTCGTAGATGCATGAGCCTCGAAGTCAATAAAAGAGGTTCGGATTCCTCGCTGGATCTGCTTCTCGAAAACAGTACTCCTCTACAAGTGAGTTACTATGTCAGCTTTCCTAATAATAATTAAACGCTTTAGCTTATGTCTAGCTCTGGCATCTACCGTCGTCTCAATCTCTACCGGGTCGTCCAATTACTCTGACGAGGCCAGTTTTGTACAGTTTGATAATGTTGGTTACGATGGAAGATACTTTCACGTTAGTAAAGTGGAAGCTCTAAATGATGATAACTGTTCATGCTTACAAGATTTGGATAATGCTGTCTCTATTGATAGCGTAAATGCTCCATATAatgaagaactttctgTTCATCTTAGAGGTCCAATGAATCTCCGGAAATTTGCCTGGTACGTTGCAGATGATTATACTTATGGTTCCACCAGTGGTAGCTGGACCAGAGGTGCATACTATGACTCGGAAGAGGGTACGGCTGACAACGTTACATTTTTGGGTAATGTTGGGGATGACAATCTCTGTTTGGGTCGTGCGTTGAACTATGTCACTTCCAACGGTACTGCTCTTGCATCGGATTCTACCGTGTTGGATAACATCACCGTTGCTTCTGCTCATGAATACGCCATTTATTCTAGTAAGAAATGTTcggattcttcttcctcgaGCGGTGACTGTGGTGTGTATAGAGAAGGCATCGATGCCTATCACGGATTTTACGGAACTGTCAAGGCATTTTTATTTGAGTTCTACTCCCCCACTGACAATAGTGAGGAGGATCTTGTTAACAAAACATCGAGTTATGATATGCCTGCTATCTGGTTATTGAATGCTGAGATCCCAAGAACTGCTCAGTATCCTACCAACGGTAATTGTTCATCCTGGAATACAGGAGCCGGTGAGtttgatatttttgaagTGATGAATGTTACCGAGAGAAACCATTTCTACTCAACCATTCATGACTTTCAGGGTATCGATGATCTCGGCACAGGTATTCAGATGTTTGCCTACCTAGACAGAACTCCAAATTCTGTAATGAAAGGAGGAATTGTTTTTGGAGGCGATGGAACTGCCACAGTTTTCCTTTCCAATAGTACAACGTTCGATGATACTCTAGAGAATTCCGACTTGAACAgttggatttcttctttgaagaatgagGAAGGTGGAGAAGTGTCAGAGTCATTGGCTGACATTACTCTCGGCGCTGAAATTACAACTACAGCATCCTCCGCCATTTCAGGTGCATCTTCGGCCACAGGATCCAAGGGAGACGCCGTTA
The sequence above is a segment of the Brettanomyces nanus chromosome 4, complete sequence genome. Coding sequences within it:
- a CDS encoding uncharacterized protein (BUSCO:EOG0934098Q) encodes the protein MDSDDLGISKIADKLLNEIEGSLRLILRESDDSFDDGEEMKEYNKFTKSIEQFQPLPQLLDSRLRNFINRVIQSYTNNCLYDGHDENQQLSIRIAKVFYQFSKVRGTKPVSNCLSSDISLIGYVLRRIESADAWEEHFFLLMWLSVLILAPFPLVKLDPMLPENIYQLGFRYLRTGGKERDAASILMARFLSRVDNYRYLDCFISEYFNSISWNLESNVMIKMGMLSTVNRLLKVTTLDQLRNHLDMIFLLISNLLNEDRRGLPSSILRLFIKILGKLSLFFLKQERYDSIEDILTHLLHLLSHNDTVIRYCVAKQISKIGQHLDPDSRNVILEALVQLLGISHLSKGFQDNLDINSETIDIQSYHGVLLTLGEFCRLRLMTTEWISITSSVVHRTLFVEQHRLTYSAGSNVRDASCFDCWSIFKKYHDSELPIIAVVTLFKDLMLSSCFDGDLMIRRAASATLQELIGRHGDRLFLQLSIPTDSISRYKVRLIEILDYTVLGHTQKSYQLPIQIYSELDELLYSEFMKYLLESGIKNYNYSLRKLSAQCLRRMAQISDRSDVNVIIDGLRTELLETSAEGLMYSIAELLTLLPSNSVDLSLYSSILSNFTFDFHRDGFHKGEEYLHLLRGLVKRFSLEPTLFELETVFNIIRCDREEIISEFVRLASVLNDIPEKYANKWLYYVRNGNLASAKALGYSSIMTLKNSEVLGLLHKNQLDAKLRSSLVDSISIFLQRGGNLNGHQEELIDQLDDYTVTNKGDVGSFIRLSAIDMISTNRRYFWDESSINLRMQIEKKLLRLACEVMDNVKLAAFSLLTELKGWKLQQQIDQSVLLHNPEQYFILLLKIYDANYLQDEECSTEFWKGFSFSGGSSQAVDLTINAAVYAFLRSWEELADTQKCSLLGIILSLLRASKIHHKNPRFVKMQTSCLNFVCNLLELNLQVPPEFDLKVLFVRTYNLTLGTSKISRLSVAIRTLTNLYLRDENTFKGCKGRLEWLGEKHHSEKVKAMALEGLKEIEFEQNK
- a CDS encoding uncharacterized protein (EggNog:ENOG41), translated to MSAFLIIIKRFSLCLALASTVVSISTGSSNYSDEASFVQFDNVGYDGRYFHVSKVEALNDDNCSCLQDLDNAVSIDSVNAPYNEELSVHLRGPMNLRKFAWYVADDYTYGSTSGSWTRGAYYDSEEGTADNVTFLGNVGDDNLCLGRALNYVTSNGTALASDSTVLDNITVASAHEYAIYSSKKCSDSSSSSGDCGVYREGIDAYHGFYGTVKAFLFEFYSPTDNSEEDLVNKTSSYDMPAIWLLNAEIPRTAQYPTNGNCSSWNTGAGEFDIFEVMNVTERNHFYSTIHDFQGIDDLGTGIQMFAYLDRTPNSVMKGGIVFGGDGTATVFLSNSTTFDDTLENSDLNSWISSLKNEEGGEVSESLADITLGAEITTTASSAISGASSATGSKGDAVRQTGGSIMASIFAMGALLL